A region of Emys orbicularis isolate rEmyOrb1 chromosome 20, rEmyOrb1.hap1, whole genome shotgun sequence DNA encodes the following proteins:
- the PMVK gene encoding LOW QUALITY PROTEIN: phosphomevalonate kinase (The sequence of the model RefSeq protein was modified relative to this genomic sequence to represent the inferred CDS: inserted 1 base in 1 codon), with product MSGPRGRAFRLLESAQGSQVFGXPPARMVCPGRAHVRWACGGVSSPMAGLPRLVLLLSGKRKSGKDFVAEEIQNRLGPDVCAILQLSGPLKEQYAKEHGLDFQRLLDASNYKETYRQDMIRWGEEKRNTDPGFFCRIVVEGVTQPVWVVSDTRRLSDVEWFQDVYGSTVQLVRVVATEETRKRRNWVFIVGVDNAESECGLDQGVTFDWVITNDGDELSLDGQLEKLLHFIYSKL from the exons ATGTCGGGCCCGAGGGGGCGGGCCTTCCGGCTGCTCGAATCCGCGCAGGGGAGCCAGGTCTTCG CCCCCCCGGCCCGGATGGTCTGTCCCGGGCGGGCCCACGTGCGCTGGGCGTGCGGGGGTGTCAGTAGTCCCATGGCCGGGCTACCGCGGCTGGTGCTGCTGTTGAGCGGCAAGAGGAAGTCGGGCAAGGACTTCGTGGCGGAGGAAATACAGAACCG GTTGGGGCCGGATGTCTGCGCCATCCTCCAGCTGTCGGGACCCCTCAAGGAGCAGTATGCCAAG GAGCATGGGCTGGATTTCCAGCGGCTGCTGGACGCCAGCAATTACAAAGAGACCTACCGGCAGGACATGATCcgctggggggaggagaaacGCAACACAGACCCGGGCTTCTTCTGCAGGATCGTGGTGGAGGGCGTAACGCAGCCCGTCTGG GTGGTGAGTGACACCCGGCGCCTGTCGGACGTGGAGTGGTTCCAGGACGTGTACGGGTCCACGGTGCAGCTGGTGCGGGTGGTGGCGACGGAGgagacgaggaagaggaggaactgGGTGTTCATAGTGG GGGTGGACAATGCGGAGTCCGAGTGTGGCCTGGACCAGGGCGTGACCTTCGACTGGGTCATCACCAACGACGGGGACGAGCTGTCCCTGGACGGCCAGCTGGAGAAGCTGCTGCACTTCATCTACAGCAAATTATAG